From the Synergistaceae bacterium genome, the window CTGATAGAATGCCGCTTTTACTGGGAATAATTTTAAGAATGCTTATAGTTCCGTTAATATTTATGCCGATTTCGATTTTAGCAGGATTCAGAAATGAAAGTTTATGCGCAATGATGATAATTTTTGCGTCCCCTTCTGCAGTAGCTTCTTATCCTATGGCTATAGCTATGGGAGCAGATGGCAAATTAGCGGGTCAGCTTGTTTGCATAACGACTTTATTATCAGTCCTGACTATATTTTTATGGACATTTATTTTGCGTACACTTGGCCTGATGTAAATAGCGATAAATTTTTATTGTGAGTTTGCATATATTTGTCCTGATAAAAAATTTTTATGCGTGAATGCGGGGGCACCCCGTGTCCGTTCCCGAACTAAAAGACTCGGCTTGCCGAGCCCGCACCCCCTCCCCGCCCGGAATGTTTTAAGCAGCCGAGTATACAATAATGCATTTAACCGCCTAATAAACTTGTAAGAATTCTAACGCCTTCCATTGCGTCGCGAGCATAATAATCAGCACCGGCATATTTTGCTAAATCAGGAGTCAACACAGCACCTCCGGCAATAATTTTTACTTCAGGGCATGACTCTTTTAATTTCGTGATAGTATCTTTCATGCTTGCTACAGTAGTTGTCATTAAAGCACTCAACCCGACGACGTTAATATTATCGCGTTTGACAGTCTCGACAATCAAATCAGGCGGGACATCTTTCCCTAAATCTATAACGTCAAAATTATAATTCTCGAAAATAGTTCGCACTATATTTTTGCCAATATCATGGACATCGCCGTAAACAGTAGCAAGTACAACAGGGCCGCGTGCTTTGCTTGAATTCCCTTCACGAGTCATAATGCTTGATAAGACTTCAAAGGCAGATTTTGCGGCTTCAGCGGATTTTATTAATTGAGGTAGAAATAACTTCCCTGACTCGTAATTTTTTCCGACAGTGTCAAGAGCTGGCACAATATTTTCCTGAATTATATCGAGCGGCTTTTTTTGTGAGCTTAATTCTTGAGTGAGTTTCGCTGATTCGTCTTTAAGTCCCTTGATAATTGCATTATTGAGAGCGTCTATATTTGTTATTTCCTGCTTTAATTGCGAGTTAATAATTTGCGGGTTAATTTTTTGTGCCGGGTGAATTTCGCAAAATGAGATATATTCTTGCATTTCATTTTCTGAGCCGGTTAATAATTTATAAGCTGATAAACTTTCTTGCAAGTCTAAATCTCCGGGGTTAATAATAGCCGCGTCAAGTCCTGACATTAAAGCCATGATTAAGAACGTACGATTTATTAAAGCACGTCTAGGCAGCCCGAAAGATATATTACTCAAGCCCAGTACAGTATTAACGCCTAAATTATTTTTCACGAGTTTAATAGCTTTGAGAGTCTCACCTACTAAATTTTGCTGTGCCGATGCCGTTAAAGTCAAGCAGTCAATTAAAATATTTCGTCTAGGAATGCCTAAATTTTGAGCGTGTTCACAAATTTTTTTAGCGATATTAAATCTCTGTTCGGCTGTCTCAGGAATTCCCGACTCATCAAGTGTCAGGCCAAGAACGCAGGCACCATATTTTTTTGCGATGGGTAAAATATTTTCTAAGCTTTCAATTTTGCCATTTACTGAATTTAATAACGGTTTGCCATTATAAAATCTTGCTGCTTGTTCCATAGCGTTATAATTAGTCGTATCGATTTGAATGGGAAGATTTACAATTCCCTGAATTTCAGTGAGTGCCCTGCATAAAATCTCGGTCTCGTTAATATCAGGAAGTCCCGCGTTTAAATCGAGAACATCTGCGCCCTGTTCGACCTGCTTTAGAGCCTCTTTCAGCAAGTAATCTATATTATTTTCTCGTAGTGCTTTCTGTAATAATTTTTTGCCCGTTGGATTGAGCCTCTCACCGATAATTATAAATTTATTGCCGAATTCGACTATATTAGACGCTGAACAAATTAGAGTTTTTTCGGGAATATTGCGCGTTATTGCATGAGAAAATTTACTAGTTACAGCGTTTTTCATGTTTAAAATATGTTCGGGAGTAGTTCCGCAGCACCCGCCGAGAATATTAACGCCCATTTGTGCAAATTTTATAGATATATTAGCAAACTCTTCAGGTGTTACGTCATAATGAGCCGCCCCGTCAATCATAACAGGCAGCCCCGCATTTGGCTGAACCATTACGGGAATATGTGAGAGCGCGCAAATTTTTTCGACAATCGGCACTAATTGAGCAGGACCGAGCGAGCAGTTTACACCTAGCGCAGAAATTCCCAGCCCCTCAAGTGTTGCCGTCATTGACTCTATGCTAGTCCCGAAAAAAGTACGTCCTCCCTCTTCAAAGCTCATAGTTGCGAAAATGGGAAGATCTGAATTTTCACGAGCTGCTAAGATTGCCGCTTTTAACTCGTATAAATCC encodes:
- a CDS encoding homocysteine S-methyltransferase family protein, translated to MGSMLQARGLKLREVPEILNLTNPDLIRQIHQEYFKAGADFITANTFGANKFKLANTGYNVQEIIQAGCKLARDAAQNNSLIALDIGSTGRVMAPSGDASFNEIYNAISEMVIAGRDLCDVILLETFTDLYELKAAILAARENSDLPIFATMSFEEGGRTFFGTSIESMTATLEGLGISALGVNCSLGPAQLVPIVEKICALSHIPVMVQPNAGLPVMIDGAAHYDVTPEEFANISIKFAQMGVNILGGCCGTTPEHILNMKNAVTSKFSHAITRNIPEKTLICSASNIVEFGNKFIIIGERLNPTGKKLLQKALRENNIDYLLKEALKQVEQGADVLDLNAGLPDINETEILCRALTEIQGIVNLPIQIDTTNYNAMEQAARFYNGKPLLNSVNGKIESLENILPIAKKYGACVLGLTLDESGIPETAEQRFNIAKKICEHAQNLGIPRRNILIDCLTLTASAQQNLVGETLKAIKLVKNNLGVNTVLGLSNISFGLPRRALINRTFLIMALMSGLDAAIINPGDLDLQESLSAYKLLTGSENEMQEYISFCEIHPAQKINPQIINSQLKQEITNIDALNNAIIKGLKDESAKLTQELSSQKKPLDIIQENIVPALDTVGKNYESGKLFLPQLIKSAEAAKSAFEVLSSIMTREGNSSKARGPVVLATVYGDVHDIGKNIVRTIFENYNFDVIDLGKDVPPDLIVETVKRDNINVVGLSALMTTTVASMKDTITKLKESCPEVKIIAGGAVLTPDLAKYAGADYYARDAMEGVRILTSLLGG